In the Hordeum vulgare subsp. vulgare chromosome 7H, MorexV3_pseudomolecules_assembly, whole genome shotgun sequence genome, one interval contains:
- the LOC123408341 gene encoding pentatricopeptide repeat-containing protein At1g07590, mitochondrial: MLTPLRVLLRCRRPPIRAAATFFTCSGSTPLVRPPATVESADESEQEGSLAQRVERAASVCAAIRGWMAAGRAVHRGHIFHAINRLRRRRLHRTGLQVMEWVIRERPYKLSELDYSYLLEFTAKVHGISEAESLFLRIPQEYRNELLYNNLVMACLELGLIKLSYGYMRKMRELSLTISPYVFNRLIILHSSEGRRKTISKILAQMKASRVTPHTSTYNILLKIQANEHSIDGVARVFSDMKRAKIEPNEITYGILAISHAVARLYTVSQTYIEAIKNSMTGTNWSTQEILLILYGYLGKENELKMTWNLMQCLPHIRSKSFTLAIEAFGKVGCVGQAEEIWGEIKSTRKLRLTEQFNSMLSVYCRHGLVDKAAAVFKEMRASGCQPNAITYRHLALGCLKAGLVKQAVNTMNMGREEVVTRKVKSSTPWLETTHLLLENFAEIGDLENAKKVFAELNESKYCRNSFVYNTILKAYVKAKVCEPDFVKTMILGGAMPDAETHSLLRLIEQYKT, from the exons ATGTTGACGCCGTTGCGCGTGTTGCTGCGGTGCCGTCGGCCGCCGATCCGCGCCGCCGCCACGTTCTTTACCTGCTCAGGAAGCACACCCCTCGTGCGTCCTCCTGCGACTGTGGAGTCCGCTGATGAGTCGGAGCAGGAGGGGTCGCTGGCGCAACGGGTGGAGCGGGCGGCGTCGGTGTGCGCGGCCATTCGGGGGTGGATGGCCGCCGGCCGCGCTGTGCATCGCGGCCACATCTTTCACGCCATCAACCGCCTCCGACGCCGCCGCCTCCATCGCACCGGACTCCAG GTCATGGAGTGGGTGATTAGAGAGAGACCCTACAAGCTGAGTGAGCTTGATTACTCGTATCTCCTAGAGTTCACGGCTAAAGTTCACGGCATTTCTGAAGCCGAGAGCCTCTTCCTCCGTATACCTCAAGAATACCGGAATGAGCTGCTCTACAATAACCTTGTAATGGCTTGTTTGGAGCTGGGCTTGATTAAGCTTTCTTATGGTTACATGAGGAAGATGAGGGAACTGTCCCTGACAATTTCGCCGTATGTTTTCAACCGCTTGATTATCCTCCATTCTTCTGAGGGGCGTAGGAAGACTATCTCCAAAATCCTCGCTCAGATGAAAGCCAGTAGAGTAACCCCCCACACGTCAACCTACAACATCTTACTGAAAATACAGGCCAATGAGCACAGTATTGATGGAGTGGCGAGGGTGTTCAGTGATATGAAAAGAGCAAAGATTGAGCCAAATGAGATCACTTATGGCATTCTAGCTATTTCGCATGCTGTAGCAAGGCTATATACTGTTTCCCAGACATATATAGAAGCCATCAAGAACTCTATGACAGGTACTAACTGGTCTACACAGGAAATTCTTCTTATCTTGTATGGGTACCTTGGAAAGGAGAACGAGCTAAAGATGACATGGAACCTCATGCAATGCCTTCCTCATATTCGATCTAAAAGCTTTACactagcaattgaagcatttggaaAGGTTGGCTGTGTTGGCCAGGCAGAAGAGATTTGGGGAGAGATTAAATCAACAAGAAAGCTAAGGCTTACAGAACAGTTCAATTCCATGTTATCAGTTTACTGCAGGCATGGCCTTGTGGATAAAGCAGCGGCCGTGTTCAAAGAAATGAGAGCAAGTGGTTGTCAACCAAATGCTATTACATATCGCCACTTGGCATTGGGTTGCTTGAAAGCAGGTCTTGTGAAACAAGCTGTGAACACAATGAATATGGGAAGAGAGGAAGTTGTCACTAGGAAGGTGAAAAGTTCAACACCATGGTTGGAGACCACTCATTTATTGCTTGAAAATTTTGCAGAGATTGGTGACTTGGAAAATGCAAAGAAAGTTTTTGCAGAACTGAATGAATCAAAGTACTGTAGAAATTCCTTTGTGTATAACACCATTCTAAAAGCTTATGTTAAGGCAAAAGTTTGTGAACCAGATTTTGTGAAGACGATGATTTTGGGAGGTGCAATGCCTGACGCCGAGACACATAGCCTTCTGAGACTGATTGAACAGTATAAGACATGA